The Lacticaseibacillus rhamnosus DNA window GATATAACGAATTTGTTTGAGGCAAATCCGCCGCGCGCTAATCTAACAACGATGTTTACGCCTTATTGTATGTTACGGTTGTATGCCGATTTGGTGCCACAGTTACCGGATCGCATGCTTTATCTGGACACCGATGTCATTTGTCGGCGGCCATTTGCTGCGTTTTACCATGAGTCCATGACTGGTGTTGATATTGCCGGCGCGTTGGACCACTATGGCAAATGGTGGTTTCATCACCGGTTGATGTGGTTTGATTATCTCAATTCCGGCGTTTTGCTGATGAATCTTGCTAGAATTCGCGCAGATGGTTTATTAGCGCGCTGTCGTCAGTTGTTACAGCAGCGGTGGCTGTTTATGCCGGATCAGAGTGCCTTAAATAAGCTGGCCAAGTGTAAACGGATTCTGCCGCCAAAATACAATGAGCAGCATAAGCTTGAGCCGGATACGGTTTTTCAGCACTTTACGACATCGTTTCGCTTTTGGCCGCGTTTTCGCATTGTGACGGTCAAGCCGTGGCAGATTCATGCCGTTCATCAGCAGCTAGGATTGCATGAATATGATGATTTGCTGAAAGACTATCGCCGGCTAGCACCTAAATTGAAAGAAGTGTCCTAAATGCCAACTCCAACTACGGTTCCAATTTTCTTTTCCGTCGATGATGGCTACGTCCCTTGTCTGGCCGTTGCTTTGACTTCGATTCGGGCAAATAAAAATCCACGCGTTAATTTTGAAATCAATATTCTTAATAATGGCTTATTACCCGCCAATCAAAAGCGGTTGGCTGCTTTAGGGACATCCAATTTTGACATTCGCTTTATCGCGATGGATAAGGTCACGCGACAAATCAGTGGTGATACAAACAAACTGCGCGGTGATTACGTGACCATGACCATTTATTTTCGTTTGTTTATCGCGGATATGTTTCCACAGTATGACAAAGCGATTTATATTGATGCGGATACGGTGGCAGAAGACGACTTGACCACTTTGTTTGCAACGGATTTAGGTGATAACCTAGTTGCCGGTGTGGCTGATCCGGTAATGATGACTTATCCGGAAACCATGACTTACATTCAACGCGATTTCGGCATTCAGCCAGGTAAGTATATTAATTCCGGTGTTTTGGTGATGAATCTTGCGCAGATGCGTCAGGAGCATTTTTCCGATCGGTTCTTGCACTTGTTGAAGACTTACCACTTTACGATGATTGCTGCCGACCAGGATTATATCAATGTCATCGCACAACATCGCATCAAATATTTACCGAAACTCTGGAATATGCAAACCGGAGTCCCTGCGGCTGCAGAAGCTGGTGGAAAGTTGATTCACTATAATTTGTTTGGCAAGCCTTGGCATTATCATCATGCTAAATTAGGCGATCGCTTTTGGCGGTATGCACCGGATTCGGGATTTGAGGCGGAACTGAAGCAGCAGTTGGCAGCATTTACGTTGGCGGATCAGCAGGCTGATCGGCAAAGTATGAGTGGGATGTTGCAGACGGCTATTGATGTTTGCCACACGGAGAATACAATTTTGAATGCCGTTAAACATGGCGAGCAGGTGGCGCTATGAAATCGGGCCGGTTTGTCGGTCCGGATCGCGCGGAAGTTGTTGGCAATATTCGGCGTGCGGTGGCGGCTAAAGCGTTTAATATTAAAGTTGAAGAACATGATCCGGTGTTTTCCAAGTCGGAGGAGCAGCGGATTGTGACACATTACTTACAACAGCGTCAGGACAAGCTGTTTAAGCTCAAGACACTGGTTTGTCGCTTGGTCGTTAATGCCTATGCGTTACAGGTGACCAAAGATGTTGAAGTAGTCGGGGTCGATAAAATTCGGGGCATCAAAAGTGGCGGTGTGATTACAAGCAATCATTTCAGCCCATTTGAAAATATGGCCGTGCGTAAAGCCGTGCATCTGGCAGGACGGCACCGCATGTATATTGTCAGTCAGGATACAAACTTGGCAATGAAAGGGCTGCTAGGCTTTGTGATGAACTATGATGATACGATTCCGCTGTCCGGACGCCCCAGTTTCTTAAATGGTCCGTTTAAACAAATGTTAAATGCGGCGTTTGCGGGCCATCACTGGGTGTTGATCTATCCTGAACAGGAAATGTGGTTCAATTATCGTAAACCACGACCACCTAAGCGCGGCGCTTATTTCTATGCTGCCGAGGCGGGCGTTCCGATTATCTCCTGTTTTACGGAAATTCGTGATCTGCCAGTCCGCGAGAATCAGCAACTGCGCGAAGTCCGTTATATTTTGCATGTTCTTGATCCAATTTATCCGGATCCGCAGCTTTCGGCGCGCGACAATAGTTTTTACATGATGCAGCGTGATTATGCCCAAAAATGTCAAGCGTATGCAGCCGCTTATGGCAAACCGTTATCCTATGCTTTTACGCAGCAGGATATTGCTGGTTGGGATCCTGAACGGTAAGCCACAGAATAAGCTAACCAAAGGCGAACTTTTCTTTCGATGGGAAGTTCGTTTTTATTTTGCCATTTGGCGCGATCTGCTTAATGGGTCGAACCAAGCCTTAACGAAAACGGTATTTTTGTCACACCGATGCTGACGGCAGAATGCCACTTATAGAAAGGTACATCAAAACAGTTTATATGCTATAACAAAGGTGATATTTATCGCGGAAAGGAGACCCTAATTGATCGATGTTACTGACGATCATGCTTTTCATTTATATAATCAAAAGATCAGCTATATTTGTGCGTTATTGCCAAATGGTCAGTTGGGCCATCTCTATTTTGGCCCAAGATTATCGTTGACGACTGCTGATTTGACCTATCTATCGCAAGGTTCCAGTCCGTTTGCGTGGATGGCTAACTTTTCCGACGATCAGCCGTTTGCATTAGGTGATGCGCAACAGGAGTATCCGGTTTATGGAACTGGCGATTTTCGGCAAGGCAGTTTAAGTGTGACCCAAGCAGACGCACCCGTGTATCCGAATTTTGTGTTTAAAGATTATCAGGTGAGTCACACCAAAATGCGGGATTTGCATCATCCAACGAGCTTTGGTAATCCAGCCCTGACCGATATTTTGACAATTCACCTTGAAGATGAAACGGCGCAGTTATTATTAACGCTGCAGTATACGATTTTTTCGGATAGTGCCACGGTCGTTCGGGTAGCTACTTTGACGAACCAAGGTGCTGAGCCGGTTATGATTGAGCGGATGTTGAGCGGGGCGCTGAATTTACCCCAAGGCCGTTATGATGTTGTTCACTTGTCAGGTAACTGGGCCAAAGAGCGGCATATTCAGACACAGCCTTTGACGCAAGGAACGTTTTCAGTGGAATCTTTGCGCGGGGCATCGAGTCATGAACAAAATCCGTTCGTCGCATTGCACGCAGCCGGACAACCCTTTGCTGTTGGCGATGCTTACGGTGCGAACTTAGTCTATTCGGGGAACTTTCTGGATAGCATTGAAGTTAATGAATGGGATCAGACGCGGCTTTTGGCTGGCATTCATCCGGCTTCTTTTAGCTGGCGACTAGATCCGAAAACCAGTTTTACTACCCCTGAAGTGGTCTTAAGCTTTAGTTCAGCGGGACTAGCTGGTTTATCCCAAGTCAATCAGCGTTTTGTGGCCCGGCATATTATTGACCCGCAATGGCGCCAAAAGCCGCGTCCGGTTGTTTTGAACAGTTGGGAAGCGACCTATTTTGACTTGAATGAACAAAAGTTGCTGCATCTGGCTAAATTGGGACGTCAGGTGGGGGTTGACTGTTTTGTTCTTGATGATGGCTGGTTTGGTACCCGTGATAATGATTTAAGTTCATTGGGGGATTGGTTCACAAATAAGCATAAGTTTCCGGATGGCTTAGGGCATTTTGCTGAGGAAATTCATGGCCTCGGCCTTCAGTTTGGCCTGTGGTTTGAACCGGAAATGGTATCGCCTCGATCGCAATTTTTCAAGGAACATCCGGATTGGGTGGTCCGTCCCAAGCGCGGCCGAATGTCGATCACGCGTCATCAATATGTTCTGGACTTTAGTAATCCAGCGGTCGTGAATAATATTTTTGCGCAAATGCAACGCGTTATTACCGAAACCAAGCTTGATTATGTGAAGTGGGATCTCAATCGCAGTATTACCGAAGCCTATTCACCCTACCTGGCAAAAATTGGGCATCCTCAAGGTGAATTCTTCCATCGCTATGTACAAGGCGTCTATACCCTCTATCAAAAGCTGCTCACGGCCTTTCCCCACCTGCTGATTGAAGGCTGTGCTGGTGGTGGCGGGCGCTTTGATTTGGGGATTCTCTTTTATAGTCCGCAAATCTGGACCAGTGATGATTCTGATGCGATCGAACGGTTGGCAATTCAATCAGGAACCGCACTGGCTTATCCGTTAAGTTGTATGAGCAATCACGTGACGGCGATACCGAATGAACAAGTCGGACGCTCCACACCGTTGGCTACGCGATTTCGTGTGGCAGCATTTGGCATTCTCGGCTATGAATTGGATTTAACCAAACTGGATGATGCGGCATTGGCAGCAATCAAAAACCAAATTGCTTATTATCATGAATTACAACCATTAGTCTTAAATGGTGATTTTCGGCTGCTTTTGCCACGTCAATCCAACAGCCAGAATCAAGTAGCATGGCTGCTAAGCGATCATTCCCGCAAGCGTTTAGTCTTAGGCTTCTTCCGCGTCCTTGCCGATGCAGACAGCCGCGCCGTGCAGTATATGAAGATACCGGTTGCCCAGCCAAACCAACGTTATTGGGTAAACGGTCACACTGGGCCGGTTTCCGGTGATGTCTTGCAGCGGGTTGGCGTTCGCTTACCGATCCAATTCAATGGCGCTAACCGGCAACAAGCCCAATTGATCGGTGACTATCAATCGGCCTTATTGACTTTTGACGGGGTGACAGCAACCAAAACCGGCAAGCATCAACCTGAGACTCGCAAGCAGCAGAAGGTTGGACATGCTTGAGACGTTACTACGCGGCTCGGGTTTAGTTAATCGCCTAGTTTGAAATTTGAACAATAACAAAAAAAAGCTCGTTGCAACGGGCTTTTTTCATTTCATGATATTTGATTGTCGCCATTCAACAATTTATGATGGCGAATGGCGGCTTTTCACCAGTAGTAAGATGCCTGAAGCAAGATTCATAGCGCCGGCAATGATGCTGAGGCTGCCAGCAACAATTGTTATGATACTGAGTGGTAAATGGTTGGCTTTTTTCAAGTTTGACATTCCTTTCTAGAGTTGCGGTGGGTCATAGCTGGCACAAAAACAATGGCGAAGGTTGATGATTTCTTTCTTTCGTTTAATATCCGTATTTTAACAAATGTAACTGGTTAAAGGTGAAGTTTATTTGGTCACGTTAAGTGAGATTCTTATGGACTGAACTCACTTTGAATAGGGGATTTCAACAGCTAAGATCGGACACTAAACGTACACTTTTTGTGCACTTCACTTCAAAAACACCCCTAAACAGCACAAAATAAAAAGCCCCGAAACGCTGATTTAACAGCATTTCGGGACTAACCAGAAACAAGAAAAAGGGTCAAAATGGAGGTGAGGAGTCTCCAACTCCATTAGCCTTAACCGCTGATATAACAGCATTTGTGCGGTGGCCTTACTCCAAATGTTACCTAAAATGTTACCTGTTCCATATAATCTGCTAACTTTTCGATGCCTTCTCGAGC harbors:
- a CDS encoding glycosyltransferase yields the protein MTMNILFCGDANMTDGVLLATLSLMRQTREPLHIFVLTATLTVNDHRYKPFPVATAAQMTKLMQKENPVHQFTRIDITNLFEANPPRANLTTMFTPYCMLRLYADLVPQLPDRMLYLDTDVICRRPFAAFYHESMTGVDIAGALDHYGKWWFHHRLMWFDYLNSGVLLMNLARIRADGLLARCRQLLQQRWLFMPDQSALNKLAKCKRILPPKYNEQHKLEPDTVFQHFTTSFRFWPRFRIVTVKPWQIHAVHQQLGLHEYDDLLKDYRRLAPKLKEVS
- a CDS encoding glycosyltransferase family 8 protein translates to MPTPTTVPIFFSVDDGYVPCLAVALTSIRANKNPRVNFEINILNNGLLPANQKRLAALGTSNFDIRFIAMDKVTRQISGDTNKLRGDYVTMTIYFRLFIADMFPQYDKAIYIDADTVAEDDLTTLFATDLGDNLVAGVADPVMMTYPETMTYIQRDFGIQPGKYINSGVLVMNLAQMRQEHFSDRFLHLLKTYHFTMIAADQDYINVIAQHRIKYLPKLWNMQTGVPAAAEAGGKLIHYNLFGKPWHYHHAKLGDRFWRYAPDSGFEAELKQQLAAFTLADQQADRQSMSGMLQTAIDVCHTENTILNAVKHGEQVAL
- a CDS encoding 1-acyl-sn-glycerol-3-phosphate acyltransferase, yielding MKSGRFVGPDRAEVVGNIRRAVAAKAFNIKVEEHDPVFSKSEEQRIVTHYLQQRQDKLFKLKTLVCRLVVNAYALQVTKDVEVVGVDKIRGIKSGGVITSNHFSPFENMAVRKAVHLAGRHRMYIVSQDTNLAMKGLLGFVMNYDDTIPLSGRPSFLNGPFKQMLNAAFAGHHWVLIYPEQEMWFNYRKPRPPKRGAYFYAAEAGVPIISCFTEIRDLPVRENQQLREVRYILHVLDPIYPDPQLSARDNSFYMMQRDYAQKCQAYAAAYGKPLSYAFTQQDIAGWDPER
- a CDS encoding alpha-galactosidase; this translates as MIDVTDDHAFHLYNQKISYICALLPNGQLGHLYFGPRLSLTTADLTYLSQGSSPFAWMANFSDDQPFALGDAQQEYPVYGTGDFRQGSLSVTQADAPVYPNFVFKDYQVSHTKMRDLHHPTSFGNPALTDILTIHLEDETAQLLLTLQYTIFSDSATVVRVATLTNQGAEPVMIERMLSGALNLPQGRYDVVHLSGNWAKERHIQTQPLTQGTFSVESLRGASSHEQNPFVALHAAGQPFAVGDAYGANLVYSGNFLDSIEVNEWDQTRLLAGIHPASFSWRLDPKTSFTTPEVVLSFSSAGLAGLSQVNQRFVARHIIDPQWRQKPRPVVLNSWEATYFDLNEQKLLHLAKLGRQVGVDCFVLDDGWFGTRDNDLSSLGDWFTNKHKFPDGLGHFAEEIHGLGLQFGLWFEPEMVSPRSQFFKEHPDWVVRPKRGRMSITRHQYVLDFSNPAVVNNIFAQMQRVITETKLDYVKWDLNRSITEAYSPYLAKIGHPQGEFFHRYVQGVYTLYQKLLTAFPHLLIEGCAGGGGRFDLGILFYSPQIWTSDDSDAIERLAIQSGTALAYPLSCMSNHVTAIPNEQVGRSTPLATRFRVAAFGILGYELDLTKLDDAALAAIKNQIAYYHELQPLVLNGDFRLLLPRQSNSQNQVAWLLSDHSRKRLVLGFFRVLADADSRAVQYMKIPVAQPNQRYWVNGHTGPVSGDVLQRVGVRLPIQFNGANRQQAQLIGDYQSALLTFDGVTATKTGKHQPETRKQQKVGHA